In Vigna unguiculata cultivar IT97K-499-35 chromosome 3, ASM411807v1, whole genome shotgun sequence, a single genomic region encodes these proteins:
- the LOC114178534 gene encoding berberine bridge enzyme-like 8, protein MLVSAILPFLSIFLLMAASDPVVEDAILQCLSLHSNPSYPISSVTYFPNTTSYIPILHSYIRNLRFTSPTTPKPLFIVAPTHISHIQASIICCKSFQLQIRIRSGGHDYDGLSYVSHSPFAIMDMFMMRSVEVNLEGETVWVDSGSTIGELYHAIAERSKVYGFPAGVCHSVGVGGHFSGGGYGNMMRKFGLSVDHVLDAVIVDAEGRVLDRKKMGEDLFWGIRGGGGASFGVIVSWKIKLVPVPEVVTVFRVQKTLEQGATDVVHRWQYVAGNMHDELFIRVVLSAVKRKGQKTIRAKFNALFLGNAQDLVRVMSDSFPELGLVGEDCIEMSWIDSVLFWDNFPVGTSVDVLLERHDTTEKFLKKKSDYVQQPISKTGLEGVWSKMMELEKPVLALNPYGGRMGEISEMEVPFPHRAGNLYKIQYSVNWKEEGEDVGDRYLDLIRRLYDYMTPYVSKSPRSSYLNYRDVDIGVNGPGNATYEEARVWGEKYFKRNFDRLVEVKTKVDPSNFFRYEQSIPSLAAFSVGIMSE, encoded by the coding sequence ATGCTTGTTTCTGCAATCCTACCTTTTCTCTCAATCTTTCTTCTAATGGCGGCCTCAGATCCTGTTGTTGAAGACGCCATTCTGCAGTGTCTCTCTCTTCATTCGAACCCTTCTTATCCAATCTCTTCTGTCACGTATTTCCCCAACACTACCTCGTACATTCCCATCTTGCACTCCTACATCAGAAACCTCAGATTTACTTCCCCCACTACTCCCAAACCATTGTTCATCGTTGCCCCAACTCACATCTCCCACATCCAAGCCTCAATCATCTGCTGCAAAAGTTTCCAACTTCAGATCAGGATAAGAAGTGGGGGGCATGACTACGATGGTCTTTCATACGTGTCACACTCTCCGTTTGCGATCATGGACATGTTCATGATGAGATCAGTGGAGGTCAACTTGGAGGGTGAGACTGTGTGGGTTGACTCCGGGTCAACGATTGGTGAACTTTATCATGCGATTGCTGAGAGGAGTAAGGTGTATGGTTTCCCAGCTGGGGTGTGTCACAGTGTTGGTGTTGGAGGACACTTCAGTGGAGGAGGGTATGGGAACATGATGAGAAAATTTGGTCTTTCTGTGGATCATGTTTTGGATGCTGTGATCGTGGATGCTGAAGGGAGAGTCTTGGACAGGAAGAAAATGGGGGAGGATCTTTTCTGGGGGATTAGAGGAGGTGGGGGTGCTAGCTTTGGGGTCATTGTGTCGTGGAAAATCAAGCTGGTTCCTGTCCCTGAGGTTGTCACGGTTTTTAGAGTTCAAAAAACATTGGAACAAGGGGCCACCGATGTTGTTCATCGATGGCAGTATGTTGCCGGTAACATGCATGATGAATTGTTTATTAGAGTGGTTCTTAGTGCTGTCAAAAGGAAGGGTCAGAAGACAATCAGAGCCAAGTTCAATGCCTTGTTTCTTGGAAATGCTCAAGATTTGGTTCGTGTGATGAGTGACAGCTTCCCTGAATTGGGTTTGGTTGGTGAAGACTGCATTGAAATGAGTTGGATCGATTCGGTGTTGTTTTGGGACAACTTTCCAGTGGGAACTTCGGTTGATGTTCTGCTTGAAAGGCATGATACGACCGAGAAATTCTTGAAGAAGAAATCAGATTATGTGCAGCAACCTATATCCAAAACTGGGCTTGAAGGTGTTTGGAGTAAAATGATGGAGCTAGAAAAACCTGTTCTCGCACTGAACCCCTATGGTGGGAGAATGGGTGAGATTTCGGAGATGGAAGTACCGTTTCCACATAGGGCTGGTAACTTGTACAAAATTCAGTACTCTGTGAATTGGAAAGAGGAGGGTGAAGATGTTGGTGACAGATATTTGGATCTGATTCGGAGGCTCTATGATTATATGACGCCTTATGTGTCAAAGTCACCCAGAAGTTCATATCTGAACTATAGAGATGTTGATATAGGGGTTAATGGACCTGGAAATGCTACTTATGAAGAGGCTAGGGTTTGGGGTGAGAagtatttcaaaagaaacttCGATAGATTGGTAGAGGTGAAGACAAAGGTAGATCCAAGCAATTTTTTCAGATATGAACAGAGTATACCATCACTTGCAGCATTTAGTGTTGGGATAATGTCAGAATAG
- the LOC114178276 gene encoding uncharacterized protein LOC114178276 produces MSPQKLILLSTFLILFHGDLGSSTGSPDIHDVLPEYGFPKGLLPNNVISYTLSSDGSFIIHLDAPCYVYWEDQLVYYSTLIKGTLTYGSVSHVSGIQGQKLFLWLPVTGIKLHQDSGTLQFFVGAFSQEFPVTDFQDVPGCARRGSLLNPNLFLPL; encoded by the coding sequence ATGTCCCCACAGAAGCTGATTCTGTTGTCAACGTTCCTAATCCTCTTCCATGGAGATCTGGGATCAAGCACAGGATCTCCAGATATCCACGATGTTCTCCCTGAGTACGGTTTCCCGAAGGGTCTTCTTCCGAACAACGTCATTTCCTACACACTCTCCTCCGACGGCTCCTTCATCATCCACTTAGATGCTCCCTGCTACGTCTACTGGGAGGACCAGTTGGTGTACTACAGTACCCTAATCAAGGGCACCCTCACCTACGGTTCCGTCTCCCATGTCTCAGGGATTCAGGGCCAGAAACTCTTCCTCTGGCTCCCCGTCACCGGAATCAAGCTCCACCAGGATTCCGGCACGCTTCAGTTTTTCGTCGGAGCTTTTTCGCAGGAATTCCCCGTCACCGACTTCCAAGATGTACCTGGGTGCGCCCGCAGAGGATCGCTGCTCAATCCCAATCTTTTCCTTCCTCTGTAA
- the LOC114178274 gene encoding exonuclease V, chloroplastic-like, with amino-acid sequence MVRTSSKKIPIVIPSDDENFYTEVSTPSKRTPPSTSKLHRNDKSIDSVSGKAKRRLCMCSEPDIEDYGDFLKKKEKKIKADNNTLLHRFRSKKGLFVTDVTKTEWCERQMEFSLFSEEWKNNEGRPMDSGGGRRNSEAMKAGRNRHVQLELEVHSWVELKVKSREDDMAMKLVNFINGVNQLAYDGLTRELPILSFAFAEGIWMVGKIDEVQMPKAKKDRNPILIETKTRFQDTVPSEAQKRNGRIQLMCYKYLWDNLVAHAHHDFPRKQLYDYFELNPRRTLSKDLQAACEESGFTALTLGDVVRCYQNTCKMLPPSNKKLVLRYESQRDHSVLDEEKIAYDEGWVKSEIGNCLELWLGQREASYVAEDEQWKCGYCDFVSECQGYTDTDSESTQFVSDYSSE; translated from the coding sequence ATGGTGAGAACATCCTCCAAGAAGATCCCAATTGTTATACCAAGCGATGATGAAAACTTTTACACTGAAGTTTCTACACCCTCAAAACGCACACCTCCTTCAACCTCTAAGTTGCACAGAAATGACAAGTCAATTGACTCAGTTTCAGGTAAAGCCAAGAGAAGGCTGTGCATGTGTTCAGAACCTGATATTGAGGACTATGGCGATTTTctaaagaagaaggagaagaagatcaAAGCAGATAACAACACGTTACTCCACCGGTTTAGGAGCAAGAAAGGCTTGTTTGTCACCGATGTCACCAAAACTGAATGGTGTGAAAGGCAAATGgagttttctcttttctctgaAGAATGGAAGAACAATGAAGGCAGGCCAATGGATTCTGGAGGAGGAAGGAGGAACAGTGAAGCTATGAAAGCTGGTAGAAATCGACATGTTCAACTTGAACTGGAGGTTCACTCTTGGGTGGAACTGAAGGTGAAGTCACGTGAGGATGACATGGCAATGAAACTTGTTAACTTCATAAATGGGGTGAATCAGTTGGCGTATGATGGGTTAACACGCGAGCTTCCAATACTGAGTTTTGCTTTTGCAGAAGGCATATGGATGGTGGGGAAGATCGATGAAGTTCAAATGCCTAAAGCAAAGAAAGATCGTAATCCGATACTAATTGAGACAAAGACTCGTTTCCAAGACACGGTTCCTTCAGAAGCACAGAAAAGAAACGGAAGGATTCAGCTAATGTGTTACAAGTATTTGTGGGACAATTTAGTTGCACATGCTCATCATGATTTCCCACGCAAACAGTTGTATGATTATTTTGAGTTGAATCCACGTCGTACTCTAAGTAAAGATCTACAAGCAGCGTGTGAAGAATCTGGATTCACAGCACTGACCCTTGGTGATGTGGTGAGGTGTTACCAAAATACATGCAAGATGCTGCCACCTTCTAATAAGAAGTTAGTGTTGAGATATGAATCTCAGAGGGACCATTCAGTGCTGGATGAAGAAAAGATTGCATATGATGAGGGTTGGGTGAAGAGTGAAATAGGGAATtgtcttgagttgtggcttggacaGAGAGAAGCCAGTTATGTGGCTGAGGATGAGCAATGGAAGTGTGGTTACTGTGATTTTGTTTCTGAGTGTCAAGGATACACTGATACCGACAGTGAGAGCACTCAATTTGTAAGTGATTACTCAAGTGAGTAG
- the LOC114178275 gene encoding probable ribose-5-phosphate isomerase 2, with translation MAIPYPHFTATENADMDAALLLPSSPSVIITQDNLKKIAAYKAVEYVESGMVLGLGTGSTAKHAVDRIGELLRQGELKDIVGIPTSKKTHEQALSLGIPLSDLDSHPVVDLAIDGADEVDPFLNLVKGRGGSLLREKMVESACKKFIVIVDESKLVNYIGGSGLAMPVEVIQFCWKFTAERLRRLFEEAGCVAKLRTFGEKDEPFVTDNGNFIVDLYFERSFGDLKAASDAILQLAGVVEHGMFLDMATTVIVAGELGLTVKNK, from the coding sequence ATGGCCATTCCTTACCCGCATTTCACCGCCACCGAGAACGCCGACATGGACGCCGCCCTCCTCCTCCCCTCCTCCCCCTCCGTCATCATCACCCAAGATAACCTCAAGAAGATCGCCGCCTACAAGGCCGTCGAGTACGTCGAATCCGGCATGGTTCTCGGCCTCGGCACTGGCTCCACCGCCAAGCACGCCGTGGACCGCATCGGAGAACTTCTCCGACAGGGCGAACTCAAAGACATTGTCGGAATCCCCACCTCCAAGAAAACCCACGAACAGGCACTCTCCCTTGGGATTCCCCTGTCCGATCTCGACTCCCACCCCGTCGTCGATCTGGCCATCGACGGTGCCGACGAGGTTGACCCTTTCCTCAACCTCGTAAAGGGTCGCGGCGGCTCCCTCCTCAGGGAGAAGATGGTGGAGAGCGCGTGCAAGAagtttattgttattgttgacGAGTCCAAGCTCGTGAACTATATAGGGGGGAGTGGATTGGCCATGCCCGTTGAGGTTATTCAGTTTTGTTGGAAGTTCACCGCTGAGAGGTTGCGCAGGTTGTTTGAGGAGGCTGGGTGTGTTGCAAAGCTTAGAACTTTTGGGGAGAAGGATGAGCCCTTTGTCACTGACAATGGGAACTTCATCGTGGATTTGTATTTCGAGAGGAGTTTCGGGGATTTGAAAGCTGCCAGTGACGCAATTCTGCAGCTTGCTGGGGTGGTGGAGCATGGCATGTTTCTGGATATGGCTACCACTGTTATTGTGGCAGGGGAACTTGGCTTGACGGTGAAGAATAAGTAG
- the LOC114179542 gene encoding uncharacterized protein LOC114179542, whose protein sequence is MAKRSSHALVMAMIALFWARACTAKESVYDVLPKFGLPSGLLPDTVTDYTLDEDGQFVVVLAKPCYIQFEYLVYYDKKITGKLSYGSITNLKGIEVQRLLLWFNVDEIRVDLPPSNSIYFQVGIINKKLNVDQFKTVHSCRKSLSSSSPCTQRRIKFPAPVDEIPMLLTE, encoded by the exons ATGGCAAAACGGTCATCCCACGCGCTCGTCATGGCAATGATCGCTCTGTTCTGGGCGCGTGCATGCACGGCGAAGGAGAGCGTGTACGACGTGCTCCCCAAGTTCGGGCTCCCCAGTGGTCTGTTACCGGACACCGTCACCGACTACACGCTCGACGAGGACGGTCAATTCGTCGTCGTTTTGGCGAAGCCCTGCTACATACAGTTCGAGTACCTGGTTTACTACGACAAAAAAATCACCGGCAAACTCAGCTATGGCTCCATCACGAATCTGAAGGGAATCGAGGTGCAGCGCCTCCTCCTGTGGTTCAACGTGGACGAGATCAGGGTCGATTTGCCCCCTTCCAACAGCATCTACTTCCAGGTCGGCATCATCAACAAGAAACTCAACGTTGACCAGTTCAAGACCGTTCATTCCTGCCGCAAATCACTCTCCTCCTCTTCCCCTTGCACTCAACGCCGAATTAag TTTCCTGCCCCGGTAGATGAAATTCCAATGCTTCTGACAGAATAG
- the LOC114176392 gene encoding protein YLS3-like: MGSTNLVLSSTLLLLLVGFANSDITQDKADCTDKLIGLAGCLTYASGDASAPTMDCCSGLKQVIDKNKRCLCILIKDRNDPSLGLKINVTLALNLPEVCKTPTNITQCVDLLHLPPNSPDAKVFEGFEKALTNKTSPSSAPAGSAKGETLSGNSKSGGWGKKWLVTEVVCGILPLVLVSHLVLFLV; the protein is encoded by the exons atgggtTCAACCAATCTAGTACTCTCCTCAACCCTGTTGCTCCTTCTGGTCGGTTTTGCAAACTCGGACATCACCCAAGACAAAGCAGATTGTACGGACAAACTGATTGGTCTCGCTGGTTGTCTCACCTACGCCAGCGGCGACGCCTCAGCTCCCACCATGGATTGTTGCTCTGGTCTCAAACAAGTTATCGACAAGAACAAGAGGTGTCTCTGCATCCTCATCAAGGATCGTAACGACCCAAGTCTCGGCCTCAAGATCAACGTCACCCTCGCTCTTAACCTCCCAGAAGTTTGCAAAACACCCACCAACATAACTCAGTGTGTTG ATCTTTTGCATTTGCCACCTAACTCCCCCGACGCCAAGGTGTTTGAAGGCTTTGAAAAAGCCTTGACCAACAAAACTAGCCCCTCTTCCGCCCCTGctg GTTCTGCAAAGGGAGAAACATTAAGTGGTAATAGCAAGAGTGGAGGGTGGGGAAAGAAGTGGTTGGTGACAGAAGTGGTATGTGGAATTTTACCCTTAGTGTTAGTATCCCATTTGGTGTTGTTCCTGGTGTGA
- the LOC114175122 gene encoding FHA domain-containing protein At4g14490-like has protein sequence MEEEEAPILRLEILQGPGEGKTLDFKPGSAVRIGRVVKGNTLPIKDPGISSKHLSILNESGEWILRDLDSSNGTVLDTSHIPPNTPFALHHDSTIKIGEFTSIHVIFLPSQQQQQQHALPPRRNPTRRGRTDPAPALVPALSQPVKPRGRRRGLGVKDGDKSQVQSVDVNEASVVDVESECVNPPARVTRKSKRGGSEAKGSSVDNLILAEKVEEKKDTRDPSLVVVSDSGDDNFDNPVVEEPKKARGTRNSKNTRGVTAKVENVEKKTKMGVVGKRELDKEGEDGNGGKEACDGKEKGNSNEDDRNWPDLNKMTLGEWLDFLEVHLPKQIRDETEEMFDSMTQTAEGLREYIAKMQQNAKDKMTLER, from the coding sequence atggaagaagaagaagctccGATTCTGCGACTGGAAATTCTGCAAGGCCCTGGCGAAGGCAAAACCCTAGACTTCAAACCCGGATCCGCCGTCCGAATTGGTCGGGTCGTGAAGGGCAACACCCTCCCCATTAAGGACCCCGGTATCTCCTCCAAACATCTCTCCATTCTCAACGAATCCGGCGAATGGATCCTCCGCGACCTAGACTCCTCAAACGGCACCGTTTTGGACACTTCACATATTCCCCCGAACACCCCCTTCGCTCTCCACCACGACTCCACCATCAAGATCGGAGAATTCACCTCCATCCACGTCATCTTTCTCCCTtcccaacaacaacaacagcaacacGCTCTTCCCCCCAGACGGAACCCCACGCGCCGCGGTCGAACCGATCCGGCTCCAGCTCTGGTTCCGGCTCTTTCTCAGCCGGTTAAGCCACGCGGCCGCCGAAGAGGTTTGGGAGTAAAGGATGGGGATAAGAGTCAGGTTCAGAGCGTTGATGTAAACGAGGCGAGTGTAGTGGACGTGGAATCTGAGTGCGTGAATCCTCCCGCGAGGGTTACGCGGAAGTCGAAAAGAGGAGGGAGCGAGGCTAAAGGATCGAGTGTTGATAATTTGATTCTTGCGGAGAAGGTGGAGGAAAAGAAGGATACGCGGGATCCAAGTTTGGTTGTGGTTTCTGATTCCGGTGATGATAATTTCGATAATCCGGTGGTGGAGGAACCGAAGAAGGCGCGCGGGACACGGAATTCGAAGAACACGCGTGGAGTGACTGCGAAAGTTGAGAATGTTGAGAAGAAGACAAAGATGGGTGTTGTTGGAAAGAGGGAATTGGATAAAGAAGGTGAAGATGGGAATGGTGGGAAAGAGGCTTGTGACGGGAAAGAAAAGGGGAATTCGAATGAAGATGATAGGAATTGGCCTGATTTGAATAAGATGACACTTGGTGAGTGGTTGGATTTCTTGGAAGTTCACCTGCCCAAACAGATAAGAGATGAAACAGAAGAGATGTTTGATTCAATGACTCAAACAGCTGAGGGACTCCGCGAGTACATCGCAAAGATGCAACAGAATGCCAAGGATAAAATGACACTGGAGAGATAG